The Elaeis guineensis isolate ETL-2024a chromosome 11, EG11, whole genome shotgun sequence genomic interval GAAAGGGATCTAGGAGCtataaattcaatctaaccatccagttGATGGACTAGGGGTGTTTATATctctgtatcatcgaatagaatgtataggaataatctattcgagaatcaaAGAAGTGCATCAAAAGATATACCTCCGTattgaaatttattaaaaatattttatttttcttcatttcagaATGCTGGGACATCCAGCTCTCATCTACCAGTTGCTGGAGAGGAGCAGGAACAGGAAGATAaggaagaggatgaggaggaggatctgacctgattttttttttattttgatgtattatatttttttgatactacttataaatttatataatttatatttttaatataatataattaatttttatttatgattgtcatattatttttggatttaattataacaggtgttagtaaccataattgattgtgattaattaaaataatttttaaaaatattactatagatttaaaaaaaataaaattaactattatcaATGGTATATAGCTTTTATAACTTATGTATGGTTATTGTATACGTCGATAGAATAAATTTCATTTGCAATAAATCATACAAATAGAGATGGCCATTATGGATTCATAGGTGGAAAAAAAGACTATCATATAAAGTTTAAATAACAACAAATAAAATAGTATTTATAATGATGATTACTATCATtaacattataatttttttgttacaACATCAGCACTTATCGTCACTAAAAAATGATCACTTTAATGGCAATAAAAACTATCTTTAAATATTACTCACACCAATAGATTGTCTCAATCAGTCCcatatttagtgatgaaaaatatcatcacAAATAAATTAGTCCATTAGTGGCATGCCATGTCGTCACAAAACATAAGATTTATGGTGGTAATAGTTTACGTCATTACTTGTTTGTATATTAGTGACAGTATTCGATTGTCACATATAGTATGATCTTCTATGGTGATGAGATATTAATTAGTACTAAAACTATTAGTTGTAGTTGTTTTACTCACAGTCATTTTAATCACCACTAATAGTTTTAGTGGTGACATGTTGGCCCTTTTGTGATCACTTTTGATGCCACTAAAAACTaaatgttgctccatgaattgattttgatgattataaaatatttgatgggattactaataattttggcttaaaaaaaatttattgtatttcaggagcaaaatcataattttatcaagttctgattcgaaagcatcaagaggaagaatagaagatttatgatctattgaaagtaatttcatattttttggatgtatattttgagagaaaattaagtttaaagaaaaggatcgattccaAGGTCGATCTCTGTCAAAAGAGACTAAACGGCatactatttttggctggcacacccaaaggggacgaCCTTAAGGGTCGACCCCTGTGCCAGAAGTCGATCTCTGTTgtctgtgcaagtcaaagatacagaacagtcactttctattctgctccatagaggtcgacccctggGGTCGACCCGTGTGCAAGGGACGACCCCTAGAGTCGACTCCTGTGATAAAAAAttccgtaatggctagttttcagctcgtttcgactatatttaatgctcatttaaagctctccaatggcTCAAAATTTGTCTAAATTTTTCTCCAGCATTtttgaagatataaaggtacttaaaggggggaaaaagaaaagagattcaagcattcatttcagccctaagtaaaaagccctcttcaagcaaaagaagcttttatttcaagttcaccaacccctcaaaagctcattcaagtcttgaacaaccttgaaaaaaatcagaaaagcttctttcctactgtgtaaagtgtacttaaaattttatttgctcattaaatgagctaaacttgtatttctttgtcattaactcttatactctatttcttcttgatttttaattttggaagggttccaaaacttgcataggttgatccgaaccttgaatcggattgtattgggttggcttatacctaaaaaataagtgttctagcttgggatagctagagtcggaggtaccaatGTTGTATTTTTGTTAAATATGTTTTAGtaaatttaaattctcaagtaggagcttggagagtggatgtaggtgcaaggttggcactgaatcactataaactttgattgtttgtggtgtgcttacttgtctttatctaaatttttttatttttttatattcttgcatctcatttttacactttgcttaaatcacttagtacatataacttgcttattattacttaatctttatggttctaaattaactttaaaatttcaaaaacccaattcacctcctctcttttgagttgcatagctgggcaacaagtggtatcagagtccgatgctctagctctactttgatttaaccattaaagagctaaagatctattgcaactcaagttggtgtttTACTAGCCggggcagtccacaaatcgaccttcacttttcaatgggtcaaactacacctattgaaaagttcagatgaaaatttttattcaaatacttgactatgatatgtgaagtattaTAGTTAATAGactacacacacccactaagataattgatggtgtagaatcaaccaaatccgaaagagaatgggataagGTTGACAAGAGAaaggctcaactcaatgctaaagtcatgaatattttatattatactttaaatgctaataaatttaattgcatttcaatatgcatgtcggctaagaaaatatatgatagattagaagtaacacatgaaggcactaatcaagttaaggaatcaaaaattaacatgcttgtgtacaaatatgaactctttaaaatggagcatgatgaatcaataactaaaatatttactcattttacacatattattaatggtctaaaaagtcttggtaactcttattctaacagtgatcttgtgagaaagattcttaggtctttactaaGGAGTTGGGAGGTCAAAGTGActacaatccaagaagccaaagatctgaatattttaccttTAGagaagcttctaggatcgctaatgacacatgagctaagcatgaaataacgtcaagaagaagagaacaatcgccctcaaatctactgctcaactcgatgaggaatccgataaaacaaaaaatgaagagcaagatgaagaaatagctctcatcactagaaagtttgaaagatttttgaagaaaaaaaaacaagggatgaagaagaggccacctacaaaaggggagcatagcaagaaaaaaataaggagcagccccttatttattatgaatataAGAAGCTGAGGTACTTTAGGTCTGAATGTCCAAACTTAAGAAGGGCtccaagaagtacaaaaaaaaggctatggtggctataTGGAgtaatagtgatgagtcaagctccgaagaagaagattcatatgaacaagccaacttgtgccttatggcacatgaaaatgaggtaaatgttgaaactcctaatgactttacttttgaaaaatttcaagaagtattttataatCTAGttaatgatctaaagaagttagggataaagaacaaagaattgaaatcaaagaatcaatttttactaaaaaaaataaaattatttcaaataaaaaattgatcttgacataaaaaaatttgaacttaaaaaataaaattgctaagttaaaacctataatAGAAAAGTTcattctaagttcaaataaacttcaaatgatacttgataatcaaaaggtcgtttatgataaagccggtcttagctacaaccctttaaagaaataaaaatttttgaaaaatatctttgtgaactcatcaagtaataaattttcaaatattacttactttaaatgtggtaaagtaggacacaaatcttatatatatttctctagcaaatctgaaaattttaatgtgaagaaaatataggttccaaaaaaaatcattgtgactaaccaaaaaagatctaagaaaacttgggtacctaaagtcaaaacttaatttttgtatgtaggtgcaTCTTTGCATCCTaaggaacaaatcgaaaatggtatcttgatagcggatgcttaagacacatgaccgatgatgaattttaattcatcacacttgatgtaaaagatggagggatggtcacctttggagataataacaaagaaaagatcatcggtataggtaacattggtatcactccctccaagtatatagaaaatattttattagtagatggtttgaaatataatctattaagcattagtcaattttgtgacaaaggatacaaagttatttttgaatcttcattatgcatagtaactagtcccaatgatgaagacattaaatttgttgggcatagacatggtaatgtttatatggtagatttgaatgatcttttcaagataaacatataATGCATAGTAGCTTTGAATgctaagattaatgagactagttggctttggcaccgtaagcttgcacatattagcatgcattcactttcaaaacttattaaaaaagaattggtgaCCGATCTacttaaattgaattttgaaaaggatagaatttgtgatgcataccaactaggtaaacaaataaaaatctcattcaaatctaaaaatattatttcaacttctagaccattagaattattacacatagatttatttggacccactagaactactagtttaggtgaaaaatgatatggttttgtaattattgatgatttttctcgttttacatagattttctttttggcacataaaggATGaaattttcatgtgttctcaaaaattttatccaaaggttactaatgaaaaaagtttttcaattcaaaatattcaagtgatcatggaaccgaatttgaaaatcaagaatttaaaaagttttgtgatgaaaaggtattgaccatataACTTTTCAGCAAcctaagacaccccaacaaaatgggagtagtagaaagaaaaaatagaatctttgaaGAAATAGCCCATACCACTGCTATGAGAAagtaacctcccaagatacttttggatggaAGCCATTAACAcgacatgttatattttaaaccgtgctttaattagaccaattctaaagaaaacactcaatgagctttggaaaggaagaaaatcaaacattatattttttatgtttttgattgtcgatgttttgttttgaacaatggtaaaaaaagattaagaaaatttgatgcaaaattcgatgaagctatctttcttggttactcctcttctagtaaatttttagagtttttaacaaaagaactttagtagtagaggagtcaatacgtattatttttatgagactaatgatcttccttcaaggaagagtgaAGGTANNNNNNNNNNNNNNNNNNNNNNNNNNNNNNNNNNNNNNNNNNNNNNNNNNNNNNNNNNNNNNNNNNNNNNNNNNNNNNNNNNNNNNNNNNNNNNNNNNNNGATGTATCCAGTTTTATCAAAGGTTTTCGTGTGGAAGCTTTCGTTCTTTCGTGGTGATGCACTAATAATAATTTAGAGAGTCTGTTCAGAAGCTGACCGTCCAATTTATAACTCACGAGTCATAAGTCATGGAATTTATTACGTGTAAAACATTTATAAATAGACAAACTTATTAGTTGTATTAAGTATTTGGATATTACGTTACAGTATGTTGCATAAACTATATAAATGACTGTAATTGCAAATTCAAACCAGACAGGATCCAATACAaacttcaaaattcaaataatagGAATTTCGGTAGGGAATCATTGGATCTCCCGAAGCATGAGGAGCAACAAAAGACTTCGTCTAAGTCTCTATACCTCAACATTGGATGGAGACCCAAAAGGAAGCAAATGAAACGGGAGAGAAGAGTAGAGGAGAACTTGGTCATTCACTGTGCTCGGTGGCTACTCCAAGAATCTATATAGGTTTAAAACACAACTTAAGCATGGCTCAAAACTCCTATTTGTATGTTATTCGGATTTGAGAGATGATGTAAATGTTGATCGACCCGGATCAACTCCAAATTTGGGTCAAAATCTCATAGGGACCGaatgttaattaattttagtAGTTTTAGGAGAGAAAAAATTGTTAGCTGGATGACATATATACCTAGGGTGAAATTGCTCTACATGGATTCATTCACCATCCTAAGGTGATATTATTAATTAGATGGATTTATTGCACCGTACATCCAAGATGGATCTagtttatctaataatttttttttcttattgattataaaaataatattcaactAATATAATAGAACCAAAAATGTTAAAAATATAGAAGAAAACGCGTCTATGTtgcatttatataaaaataaatatataatattacgTCAAAGAACGAGCGTATAATTTACACGATGCATCCTTTCATATCCAACCCTGGCCCAATAATTTCCTGGGCTCAATTCACAATTCAACATGCAGCGTACAATTTACGACATGAACTGGGCGTACTTGTCAAACGGTCCATGGGGCCTACACAGAACCAAGAGCTGGGTCAAAGATGGTGGGCGACGTGGCCGCCGGGAGACGCAAAAGGTTTCATTAgtccttttcttttaaaaaaaaaaaaaaaacgtaagAACGTATGCAGAATTTTGAACAAAATTGATCTGACTGGCTTTTCACCGATTTATTaggaataaaatttattatacaaAAGATTCCTTTTTCTTTGAGAAAAGAAGCACATATTTATGACTCTTAGATAATTTCTTTTGAATTCAGcacttttatttttaaacattATCTAGACAAGAATAGAAAGTGATGCAGGCCAAAAGAGGCATCATAGCATCATCATTTTCTGACTAAGATTCTTCTTGGTTTGCCAGTTTCCGGACTGAGCATCATATCATATTTGATCCCCATTTATTGAAATATCAATTTCTTTCCCTTGATTTTGACTTGTCTTTTATAGCCCTTCTTTATTTAGcccttattttatatatatatataacaaataaCAAATGTAATTGTGTACAGAACCATTGTACAAATATTgagaataattaaaaattattttggcaagaTGAGATATCCTATCTGACTGTATCGATCCAGGTGTGATGACTCCTTGCATATATCTTTTTGTCTTCTTTTGGctataatatatatggcttttcCCACACAACCATATTAACATCTCATTAGACAGAGAGAGCGAgagaacaagagagagagagatggggaacACTGGCAAAGAATATGCTGATGGCTTCCATACCGCCGGCAAAGTTATCACTTGTAAAGGTAtcaagactctctctctctctctgtgtgtgtttgttgttcttttaaatctaaatatttcttgatctttttcactGTGTGTAGCTGCCGTTGTATGGGGTCCAGAAGAACCCTTTGTGATAGAGGAGGTGCAAGTTGAGCCCCCTCAAAAAATGGAGGTCCGGATCAAGATCCTCTTCACTTCCATCTGCCACACCGATCTCGGTGCTTGGAAAGGCCTGGTATGGTTCTAAaattccaccaaaaaaaaaaaaaaaaagaacaccaATCTCCATTCATACTATTTTGTTTTTTGggtaaagaaaggaaaaaaaaaattaccaaaccaaattatatatatgatcatATATCAGATATTTCTCTCCTCCTCTTCTTATTCCCTTCAATTTGCTTCTATTTTTCCTCACCATGCTTTCTTGTTGCCTGTCTCCCTCCTACTGTGATACCAGAATGAGATGCAACGTGCATACCCTCGAATCCTTGGCCACGAGGCCGCTGGGTAAGCAAATTGCCAACAATTAATATCTATATATTAACAACGTATTATAATTATGTAACGTTCTTAAGTTTGATATGAGGCTTGGCTGCATGTGGACAGGGTGGTGGAGAGCGTGGGGGAGGGCGTGGAGGACTTGAAGGAGGGGGACCATGTGGTTCCCATCTTCAATGGGGAGTGCGGCGAGTGCACCCACTGCGAATCCCCCATGACCAACCTGTGTGCCCGGTTCCGGGTGGATCCCTTCAAGAGCGTCATGGCCGGCGATGGCCGGAGCAGGTTCTCCGTCATCGATCGGGCCGGGAAGCGCCGCCCCGTCTACCACTTCCTCAACACCTCCACCTTCACCGAGTTCACAGTACTTGACTACGCCTGCGTCGTTAAAATTAACCCGATTGCACCCCTCCAAAGGATGTGCTTGCTTAGCTGTGGCATTTCTACAGGTATTTGCTATGACCTTCAGTTGATCAGTCTTATGTAGAAGCCAGTGACCGGTTGAACCATGCCTTAACTGGCCCCTTTGTTGATGCCATATTTGCATATAAACCAGTGAACTAATTAGTTAAGCAGTGATTAAAATGAGTAATCCATAGCAGTACTCTTTCCATTAGTTAAGCAGTGACTTCACATGTAAACCCTCATGGCATGGGATAATCTTATCAATTAGGGCATGTTTGGATGGTTGGACTTAATTCTTATGGGATTCATGATccaatcataaaaatattaagattataAACAGGTTAGGCCCTATGTTTAAGGGCATCCAGGATCATTTTTGGGTAGGGTGTCCCAAATTCtacaagaaaaaataataatctgctgatcagattatttttttcttcctatgaGATTCGGACCAGCTCACTCAAAAATGGTGCTGGATACTTATAATAAAATATGTGGCTAATTATTAGTTCATTATTTTTGATGGTTGGATTATGAATTTATaagattttggatccaatcattcAAACAAATCTTAAAATCAACGTTTCTATACTGATGCTACTTGATAGTACATTGCCATGGCAGTAGTTTTCCTTGAGAATTAACCATTATCAGTGTGGGGACCTAAGAGTAATAATGGTAGGGATAACATGCATTTGGGTGATTGACCACTGGGTTTGATTCTTCTTAATAGTCTTTTGGGGAAAAATCAcaatttattgatttttattattaatctGTCGGAAAAAAAATCTGCAATGTGGCCAGCAAAATTTCAAACATGACAACAACACACTGCTTATGTACCAAACGGCtttttagaagatattatagGTGTGTACTTCCCTTGTTATCTAGACAAGCAAGCGGTACGAGAAATGATATAATGTTCCACGTTCAAGCCTACTCCGAAACTGTACATGATATGCAACAGCAGGATCTAAAAAGAAACTCTAC includes:
- the LOC105033106 gene encoding alcohol dehydrogenase-like 3, coding for MGNTGKEYADGFHTAGKVITCKAAVVWGPEEPFVIEEVQVEPPQKMEVRIKILFTSICHTDLGAWKGLNEMQRAYPRILGHEAAGVVESVGEGVEDLKEGDHVVPIFNGECGECTHCESPMTNLCARFRVDPFKSVMAGDGRSRFSVIDRAGKRRPVYHFLNTSTFTEFTVLDYACVVKINPIAPLQRMCLLSCGISTGVGAAWNTANVKKGSTVAVFGLGAVGLAVAEGARLRGASEIIGVDINLEKFDKGREMGITKFINPRDCGKPVNEVIREMTNGGVDYSFECAGNLDVLREAFSSTHDGWGFTVVLGIHSTPRLLPLHPMELFDGRRITGSVFGDFKGKSQLPDFVDKYMNGEIKINLDGFITHELPFANINEALQLLSEGKSLRCLLHL